A window of the Oscillatoria salina IIICB1 genome harbors these coding sequences:
- a CDS encoding S-(hydroxymethyl)glutathione dehydrogenase/class III alcohol dehydrogenase, with translation MDVKAAVAFEPGKPLSIETVQLEPPQANEVMVEIKATGVCHTDAYTLSGKDPEGLFPAILGHEGAGLVVEVGKDVKSVKPGDRVIPLYTPECRQCEYCLSMKTNLCQAIRTTQGKGLMPDGTSRFSLNGEKIHHYMGTSTFANYTVLPEIAIAKIREDAPFDKVCYIGCGVTTGVGAVIYTAKVEPGAKVVVFGLGGVGLNVIQAAKMVGADIIVGVDINPEKRFLAEKFGMTHFVNPQEVEGDLVPYLVDLTKGGADYSFECIGNVNVMRQALECCHKGWGVCTIIGVAGAGEEIRTRPFQLVTGRVWKGSAFGGARGRTDVPKIVDWYMEGKLNVDDLITHVMPLEKINDAFDLMHKGESIRSVITF, from the coding sequence ATGGATGTTAAAGCCGCAGTCGCATTTGAGCCGGGAAAACCTTTAAGCATCGAAACAGTGCAGCTAGAACCACCTCAAGCAAACGAAGTCATGGTGGAAATTAAGGCAACCGGAGTCTGTCACACCGACGCTTATACCCTCTCTGGAAAAGACCCTGAAGGCTTGTTTCCTGCCATTCTCGGACACGAAGGCGCTGGTTTAGTAGTTGAAGTCGGTAAGGATGTGAAAAGCGTTAAACCGGGCGATCGCGTCATCCCTCTCTACACTCCCGAATGCCGTCAGTGCGAATATTGCCTTAGCATGAAAACCAATCTTTGTCAAGCAATTCGGACAACTCAAGGAAAAGGCTTAATGCCCGACGGCACAAGTCGTTTTTCCCTCAACGGTGAAAAGATCCATCACTACATGGGAACCTCGACCTTTGCTAACTATACCGTATTACCCGAAATAGCGATCGCCAAAATTCGCGAAGACGCACCTTTCGACAAAGTTTGTTATATCGGTTGCGGCGTTACCACAGGAGTTGGCGCTGTTATTTATACCGCCAAAGTAGAACCAGGTGCAAAAGTAGTAGTATTTGGTTTAGGTGGCGTAGGCTTAAACGTTATTCAAGCCGCAAAAATGGTCGGCGCTGATATAATTGTCGGCGTAGATATCAATCCAGAAAAACGTTTTCTCGCCGAAAAATTCGGCATGACTCACTTTGTTAATCCCCAAGAAGTAGAAGGAGATTTAGTTCCTTATTTAGTCGATTTAACCAAAGGCGGCGCTGACTATAGTTTTGAATGTATTGGCAATGTAAATGTCATGCGTCAAGCCTTAGAATGCTGTCACAAAGGTTGGGGAGTTTGTACAATTATTGGCGTTGCGGGTGCAGGCGAAGAAATACGCACTCGTCCCTTTCAATTAGTTACCGGAAGAGTCTGGAAAGGAAGCGCATTCGGCGGTGCAAGAGGGCGTACCGATGTCCCCAAAATTGTTGATTGGTACATGGAAGGTAAGTTAAATGTTGATGATTTAATTACCCACGTTATGCCCTTAGAAAAAATCAACGATGCCTTTGATTTAATGCACAAAGGAGAATCAATTCGGAGCGTGATTACATTTTAA